From a single Clostridium isatidis genomic region:
- the mutT gene encoding 8-oxo-dGTP diphosphatase MutT: MKTIEVAAAIIKKENKIFITRREGGDFHNMWEFPGGKIEASETREEALIREIKEELELDIKVKEFLTTIDYDYSSFHLIMHCFICEVIGGELNLNVHNSAKWISLEEVDKEVWVPADVLVVEELKKKFR, encoded by the coding sequence ATGAAAACTATAGAAGTTGCAGCAGCAATAATAAAAAAAGAAAATAAAATATTTATAACCCGCAGGGAAGGAGGAGACTTTCATAATATGTGGGAGTTTCCAGGAGGAAAGATAGAAGCTAGCGAAACAAGGGAAGAAGCCCTTATTCGTGAAATTAAAGAAGAATTAGAGCTTGATATAAAGGTTAAAGAATTTTTAACTACGATAGACTATGATTATTCAAGCTTTCATTTAATTATGCACTGCTTTATTTGTGAAGTTATAGGGGGCGAATTAAATTTAAATGTGCATAATAGTGCTAAGTGGATAAGCTTAGAGGAAGTTGATAAGGAAGTTTGGGTACCGGCGGATGTGCTGGTTGTGGAAGAGTTGAAGAAGAAGTTTAGGTAA
- a CDS encoding FAD-dependent oxidoreductase, protein MKLLEKGYIGKLELKNRVYMAPMGTVTESDGSFSDRAIRYLEERAKGGIGLIITGANQVTLKYEARACNVLESRRSFEQLNFLARRIHYNASKLCVQLTPGLGRMQFTTGDIRPYSASEVDSFWFPDVKCREYTVEQIQDLVKKMGEAAVMAKAAGADAVELHGYGGYLMDQFQSTLWNKRTDEYGGDLKGRMKFSLECIAEIKKLCGDDFPILYKFTPYHGVEGGRELDEGIEMAKMLEEAGVDALHIDTGCYEAWYKAINTVYQEPGTQIDIAAEIKKHVNIPVLSQGKLNNPALAEEALQKGKADFIGLAHQLLADPHWLRKVQRNETYDIVPCLGCNECLYAGFSGKIIHCSVNPLCFAEDYYPVTKANERKRVLVIGGGPGGMVAAINAAERGLDVELWEKTNELGGNLLAAGGPSFKKDVKNYLEYLKGKLYRSNVKLRLMKEATAEEVLRGNYDKVILATGSRALIPAIDGINNKKVLLANDVLVGKEKYGKNVVVIGGGLVGCETACHCAEKAEKVTIIEALDDILLTAAHCKNNDQAIRQLVEDCNINIVTSAKVTKITDERIEYLKDDKEDSIEADTYILAVGYVPNNELFEELNGKVDVSKIGDAVEPDKILTAVHQAFHIVRSL, encoded by the coding sequence ATGAAGCTATTAGAGAAAGGTTATATTGGAAAGTTAGAATTAAAAAACCGTGTTTATATGGCACCAATGGGTACAGTAACAGAATCAGATGGTTCATTTTCAGATCGTGCTATTCGCTATCTTGAAGAAAGAGCAAAAGGCGGTATAGGCTTAATTATTACTGGAGCAAATCAAGTAACTTTAAAGTATGAAGCAAGGGCTTGTAATGTTTTAGAAAGCCGTAGATCTTTTGAACAATTAAATTTCCTAGCTCGTCGTATTCATTATAATGCTTCAAAACTTTGTGTACAATTAACACCAGGTTTAGGAAGAATGCAGTTTACAACAGGAGATATTAGGCCATATTCTGCTAGTGAAGTAGATTCCTTTTGGTTCCCTGATGTAAAATGTAGGGAATATACTGTAGAACAAATTCAAGATTTAGTAAAGAAAATGGGAGAAGCTGCAGTAATGGCAAAGGCTGCAGGAGCAGATGCAGTAGAACTACATGGCTATGGTGGCTATTTAATGGATCAATTCCAATCAACTTTATGGAATAAGCGTACTGATGAGTATGGCGGAGACCTAAAAGGAAGAATGAAATTCTCTTTAGAATGTATAGCAGAAATAAAGAAGTTATGCGGAGATGATTTCCCAATTTTATATAAATTTACACCATATCATGGAGTAGAAGGCGGTCGTGAATTAGATGAAGGTATAGAAATGGCAAAAATGCTAGAAGAAGCAGGAGTAGATGCTCTTCATATAGATACAGGCTGCTATGAAGCTTGGTATAAAGCAATTAATACAGTTTATCAGGAACCAGGAACACAAATTGATATAGCAGCAGAAATAAAAAAACATGTAAATATTCCAGTTTTATCTCAAGGAAAGCTTAATAATCCAGCTCTAGCAGAAGAAGCTTTACAAAAAGGAAAGGCAGATTTTATTGGACTAGCTCATCAATTATTAGCAGACCCTCATTGGCTTAGAAAGGTACAAAGAAATGAGACCTATGATATAGTTCCATGCCTTGGATGTAATGAATGTCTATATGCTGGTTTCTCAGGAAAAATAATTCACTGTTCAGTAAATCCATTATGTTTTGCCGAAGATTATTATCCAGTAACTAAGGCTAATGAAAGAAAACGTGTCCTTGTTATTGGTGGAGGTCCAGGAGGAATGGTAGCTGCAATAAATGCTGCTGAAAGAGGCTTAGATGTTGAGCTTTGGGAAAAGACTAATGAACTTGGAGGAAACTTACTAGCTGCTGGTGGTCCAAGCTTTAAGAAGGATGTTAAGAATTATTTAGAATATTTAAAGGGAAAATTATATCGCAGTAATGTTAAGCTTAGACTAATGAAAGAAGCTACAGCTGAAGAGGTTCTTAGAGGAAATTATGATAAGGTTATTCTTGCAACCGGTTCAAGAGCCTTAATTCCTGCAATTGATGGAATTAATAATAAGAAGGTTCTTTTAGCAAATGATGTATTAGTTGGCAAAGAGAAATATGGCAAAAATGTTGTAGTTATAGGTGGAGGTTTAGTTGGCTGTGAAACAGCATGCCATTGTGCAGAAAAGGCAGAAAAGGTAACTATAATTGAAGCCTTAGATGATATTCTTCTAACCGCAGCTCATTGTAAGAATAATGATCAAGCTATTCGTCAGCTTGTTGAAGATTGTAATATAAATATAGTGACTAGTGCAAAAGTTACTAAGATTACAGATGAAAGAATTGAATACCTAAAGGATGATAAGGAAGATTCAATTGAGGCAGATACTTATATTCTTGCTGTTGGTTATGTTCCAAATAATGAATTATTTGAGGAATTAAATGGTAAGGTAGATGTAAGTAAGATAGGTGATGCTGTAGAACCAGACAAAATACTAACTGCTGTTCATCAAGCATTCCATATTGTTCGTAGTTTATAA